The Watersipora subatra chromosome 1, tzWatSuba1.1, whole genome shotgun sequence genome has a window encoding:
- the LOC137410653 gene encoding uncharacterized protein, with amino-acid sequence MLRDLAKVWSPSKYSVICSKHFIDGAPTIMNPLPTLHMGYSLCSIPPQGRVPNALVATDKHFPIIDDGNKSDASGEDWLEVTGSASHCDRQDSPIEIAPAEPEFTTPFISRCLRDQVMADREFTIKADRGFTIKELLMMRGAELVMPPGARGKSQMSSDNVAKTKKIANVRIHVERVIRKVKQLRILAQTIPINLLPMCNDIVTVCCKITNMTGPIVKSWNEVAAERNISMGSC; translated from the exons ATGCTGCGGGACCTAGCCAAAG TCTGGTCTCCTTCAAAATATTCTGTTATCTGCAGTAAACATTTCATTGATGGTGCCCCAACAATAATGAATCCATTACCTACGTTACACATGGGCTATTCTCTGTGCAGTATTCCACCGCAAGGCAGAGTCCCAAATGCATTAGTGGCTACAGATAAACATTTTCCTATAATTGATGATGGCAATAAGTCGGATGCCTCTGGTGAAGACTGGCTAGAAGTAACTGGAAGCGCTTCCCATTGTGATAGACAAGACTCGCCGATTGAAATAGCACCAGCTGAACCTGAATTTACGACACCTTTCATCTCAAGATGTTTGA GAGATCAGGTCATGGCTGATAGAGAGTTTACCATTAAGGCTGATAGAGGGTTTACCATTAAGGAGTTGCTGATGATGCGTGGAGCGGAGTTGGTGATGCCACCTGGTGCACGAGGAAAATCACAGATGTCATCTGATAATGTTGCCAAGACAAAAAAGATTGCAAATGTACGCATACATGTAGAGCGAGTGATAAGGAAGGTGAAACAACTTCGAATCCTTGCTCAAACTATACCCATAAATCTTCTTCCAATGTGTAATGACATTGTAACTGTGTGTTGTAAAATCACTAACATGACCGGCCCCATTGTTAAGTCTTGGAATGAAGTTGCTGCTGAGAGAAACATCAGTATGGGAAGCTGTTAA